ACTGAAAGTATTAAGAACAGCTTTGGTTGATGCCGCAAGGTAACTGAGTCAACCACTCCCTTTTTGCCGATAACATAATCAAGGTTCCAATTTTGGTTGTGTTTGCTGCCTTAAGACTGATCTGCCTGCTTGTTTTGGCATATGCAGTGTTTCTTCTCTACTGACTACAACTGAGGCCGTGGTAGTCGAGCTCCCCAAGGAAGAGAAAGCAGCTCCTGCCATGGGTGGTGGCATGGGTGATATGGACTACTGATCGCTGGACTTATCCTAAATGGCTGACTTACACTGAAATAAGTTTTAGGAGTTCTTGCCATTCGAAACTGTGTAGGACCAAACGCATCCCCTGTAATCATAGTGAAGAGTCATTACTTCTAGGAACTGGGAGAATTGGTAGTTGCTTTATCTCAGTACGGGATTGCCATTCTTGATTTTGAGGAAATGAGTTCTCCTTTAGTTGGATTATATGTTGGCTACTGTCAATTTATTGGACATTGACTATTCTTCAAGCAGGTTATGCactttgtccaaaaaaaaaaaaaaggaaaaccttGTTTATAAACTGATAATGGAAAAATTTCCCCCCAGGGAAGGGGCAAAGCTTGGATTACCGTATCATAGCATAGCTCTATAAAATTGAATTACTATCATAGCTTGGACGACTTGTTACTTTTTTTGTCAAGCCAAAATGCATTACCGTAAACTAAAACAGAAACAAGAACAGTTACTTTCCTGTAATAAGCAACTTCTCTCAAAACATTATTGGTTGACATTTTCTCCAAAAACAAgatgcaaatgtaagaaaaaatgaatCTTTCTTCCAAATTCTTTCCTAGTTATTCAGCTTTTCCCACACTTGCAAATATTAGCATTTATCGCCAAACAATAAACTGGCCAAGAAATAGAAGAATTTCCTCACAATATTCAGTCACATGGACGCATATGCAATGATACAACATTACTAAAagcaagaagagagagagagagagagagagagagagagttgaataCAGCCTGAGGCATTATATCAAACTCTATGATTTGCCTTTGCGACGCCTTTGTGTTCCAACACAATCTGGACAGTACCAATTCCCTTTGGGCGGCTCTATGAGACCAACGCAGCCATAATGGAACCATTCTATCTTGCACTGTTTGAAGATGCATATCCATGagaacaaaatccaaaccgagATAAATGAAAtaaggaaaagaaatcaaaagctAAAGGGGCACAAGTACGTACACCAGGGTTATCGCATGCAACCATTTCTCCATAGCTAACTTGGTTGCAGATGCAATATGTTGGTTCATTGGGATCTACTGGTAGATCCAACTCCACACCAGTAGGATTTGTTGATGTTGTTGTGGCTGCAGCTGCAGCTGCTGCCGCCGCAGCAGCGGCAGCGGCTGCTGTTGCAGTAGCAAGGCGGGTCCTGCAGATATAAATGCCGCCGCATCAAATGTCACAATTTTCAGTGAGCAAGCACAACATGAATAACTAAAGGAATGCTTTTTAATCCACACAGAGAGAACCAAATGTCTAATTAACTGAAAAATTGTGATTAAGAGCATTCCAGGTTTTTTCTCCTGATGCCATCCAGAGTACGAAGCATTTTGAATCATCAATATGATGGCAAAAACACGTTCCTATGTTTTCCTTCCCAAGCCCAGCATGCTACTTTATCGTATCAATCCATACAGAAGCTATTAGTGTCTGTTATATTGTCTACCTACAAATTCAAGGCCTGCCATTTTGACTCTAATGTGTAATCTATTGCTTGTAATTCAATGTAACTCTAATGTCCTTAACTAAGAGACAGTTAACACCTTATGTGCATCTAGACAGAGCAGCAGGAGGACACTCTCTTGGTGAAGGATCTCTCATGTCATCTGAATTTTCAGACTATAATTAAATTCCCAGTCTTATATTTACCTGCAGATTACCCTCTCTAATCACGTACAACATGACAATAAGATCCCTCTAACCCattatataaaaaaagggaggaaagAACCAAGTAGAAAGTCAAATATGATATAAACTAGCTTTTAGACATCCTATTTTAAATGTCATATTCTTTACAggcaaaaaaaattgcagagtGCCAAAATGAAACTTTGATGTTAACAGACTGTTGGTCTTCATGCTAAACCTAGCACATAGTATGGTTCAGACAGTGGTTCcagaaaaagaataaagaaagtGGTGGCCGCTCATGAGAAGAGAAAGTTACTTTTTACGCCCTCTACTACTTTCACCAGCTTTTCCAGATTTCACATTGTTATCAACAGCTGGAGCAGCAGATCCAGTTGAAGCCACAGTATCTCCTTCTGCAACAAGTCAAAATGAGAATGATGTAAAAAACAAGAAGATGGAATGGACATACTCCATATAGAAAGAAAAGCAATGATTAACCACAACTCTTAAACAGGGACAGAGGAAAAAGATAGCAAAAGGCATTACCGCGACGAATCTCTTCATCGAGTTTTTTCAAGTATTGGTCAAGCTGTTGAATATGGGCATCTACCTGTCAAAAAATCACACCATACATAGAACTTTTCAAATCAGGGACAGAATAGTCCACTCCAGCACCAGTTAAAAGAATATGACAAAGAAAATCAAACCCCATCTagataaaacaagaaacaaaccaCAGCTATCATAGGCATTGTGCGCACAAAATTAACTAAACCACAAGGTTCCTTCCTTTAAACTGAAGTTTTGTGCAAAATAGGCACAATGCAGACACAGGTAGGTAGCATTATCATCCTGCAACAaactacccaaaaaaaaaaaaaagaaaacttacaacaaaagcaagcagaATCCTATAGAAGAAAATAAGTCATATGATGAGCAAGAAAGTTCATACTACACAATTCTGCCCTAGTCTGTGTTTTCATACTAAAATCAGAAAGTAATGGCTTTTCTTTCGCTCATGCTgttatttttctctctttatCCTCTCCACATTCTGTAAGATTCTCCTAGTATGTTTATGGAGATGCTTTTAAACCCAATCACTTAACTCCCCACTCCACCTCACACAACTCCTTCATACCTCATCTAAAATTCAGGAGACCCATCTAATGTGATCTTTACCCTACATTAGTTTGTTGCCTCAATCatttgaacaaaattttctttttccccagcAATTTTTTCATCATACATTAATACAGAACTCCTTCAATGATTCTCATAGAATTTCCAGTTAAACtaaaagcaacaagaaaaatagttatgcaaaaccaaactaaaataagGAGTGACAGAACTTCAGTTTCACTACCAAGTCATATGCCTGCAGAGCTAATGCAATTTTCTCATCAGCAATCCTGATGGCATGCTTTTGCTCATCAAGCGCCTCATCTGAAAATTTCATAAATGAAGAATCGGGCGTAACACCACCATCCTTAATACGATTCTTCATATCCTCGATTTCCTGTCCGCAACGCTGCTCATTCTGTCTTTGGATTTCTGTTCATATTCAAGTTGGAAAAAATAACCTAATTACTACATAGCAAACTAAAAACAGAAATGACTTGATAGTGATATCGTCAGAATAATGCTAAGTAGAAATAAGGATGTTACCGAAAGCTATCATTCTTTGATGTTTAGAACCCTTGGTTCAGGAACACACACAAACAAACACATACAAAAGAAGTGTAGCTATGCAGAGAAGAAGCAAAACACGCGCACAGACAGGCAGACACCTACGCTGGTATACAAAAGCTATTTGTTAGGAACATTGCACAACAGAGCATTCAATCCTGTTTTCCCAAACCAAAGAGCTATGTGGTTAAGGGTCTTTATTTCTCATCTTGGACACTGAGGTTTTTGGTTTCACCATCTCCAATCCCCTTTCCACATTAAGCTCCTTCTCAACCCTTTCCTgctaaaatttccaacaatttaTAATGTACATCACTATCATCATGTTGATGCAATTTGAGGACAACTTACAGCTCATGCACTCAtgcactccaaaaaaaaaaaggaaagaaataattaaccaaaaaaaaataaaaataccccAACAATAAAGCTGGCtatttcaagaattcaaactcattaattttctttattttaaatttgttccATTTCCCTTTAACATAATACTTATTATCAACTTCATaacagaaaattaaaagaatcaagaaaacagattaaaaatgaaaatggataagaaaatattttaccATGTAAACTTTTATCCAAATCCCGCAACAATGCATACTTCTTCTGTAAAATATTCGGCAGCACCTCTAAATCTGTTAAATCCAAATAATAATAttagtaaaataaataaaataacccTTAACAAAACCCCCAGACAATTATAAAGAAGAGAATTTTAGTGAAGTAAAATCAACGGCGCTGTTGAAGGGCATACTAGCTTGAAAATCATCTATGAAAGACATCTAATTGTATAGATAATTAAGGAATTTCCGGGTATTCCTGGGTCTGGGTTGGCAATTTAGCGCAATAATTCACGTATTTGTAAAAAATTCCTGATGCTTGGAGCCGCGAAGGATTAGGATTTGAGCCCTAATTATAGGATTGGGGATAATGGAGTTACTTGAATTTACAAAACTAGGCTTTCATTTTCTGGTATTACGAGAATGCCATGATTTCGTTACATTGGCGGTATTTTTTGAAATCTTAGAATTgcaagaaagccccaaattttcaaaagtatactttttaAACCATGGCCATCCTAAATTTCCAAGACTAGACTAATTTGAAACGTTGGATTTTTTGTCAGTTCAAAAGGCAAATAAAATAAGCCCATCATCCCCACTTTGATCGGTTTCTTATACCACAAATTGACCATGTTATATTTCTGTATCATCGGATATGTCTATCCATATCTAGTTTATTATTTCAACCGTTAAACAGCTGATATATAATTAACTCATTTAATATGGTGTTAGATGCTCTCTTGTTATATTTTTAGTCCATTAGGATAGTTTGTTGGGCACATTGGACGAAATTTATGTAATGCATTATTGTCTTAATGGCTGTATTATGAGATTGTGCTATGATAATGGTTTTTTAAAATTGTATTTGGATACCTAAGGGTCATGTTTGCTGTTCAAATGTTCTTGACGTTTTatgcaatattttttttatcttgtcAAATGTTGGAAAGAGCTGATCTTTGCACCAACCAATATTGATGAGTCTTGAATGCCTAAATGGAAACCTAGGACATGTATGAAATTAATCTAGATGTTGACCTTAAACCGACAGCAAACAAGAAAGAGTCACAAGATTAGATTATTGTCGAATTTCACTTATAATGTCTATCTCAAAGAATGCTactcttacttttttttttttttttgccctaaaGGTATTGTAGTATCATCAATTGAATTCTTTTTAACCGGCAGAGAGATCGGGAATGATTAAAATCTCATTTGAAATTTTacacttttaattattttacctAATTTCCAATAGGTAATTCGTATGGTAATCACTTTTGAGTAGTTATTTGAGATCACCAGATCGACCCTGCTAGTAAAATGCTGTGTATCTTGGATAGATTTTGCATAACCGCAGAGGATTAGTTTGATGTAAGCAAGAGCTAtgtcgaccaaaaaaaaaactcttttacCTAAGAGGTAATGTTACTTCATTTCCTTTAGTGTGATTTCTTGCtcttgaacccaaaaatgtatCTTCATGCATATCGCTATCCCATTGCTTCTGGTAAAAATTTGTGCACAGTACACTCCTTGAAGAAATTTGCAACAACATTACAATCTCTAATCACTCAATAAACTCTAGGAGTAGGTCATAAAACCTAAGCAGGAAATTTGGTCCTTTTAGTTTTATTGGAACCCAACATTAGATGGAACGATCAACGGTATACCACAAATAGATAATGCACAAAGTTTAGCAGTGACATCTATGTTTTTACCctgtaaattttattttcaaaatataaacTTTTAGAAGTTGAATCTCTGATGTGAAGTGACCACAAAAAGACAATGCAGATAGTTCAATGACGTCTAGATATTTTACTCCataacttttatttttaaaagaTAAACATTTTCATTGGGATGGACCAAAAAGAATCTTAGGAACAAAATGGGTTCTATCAAACAaaagtttttattttagaattaatctttcctatactgacagtgtatacactgttagtTTTTTATGAATGACAATTAtgtaaaaattgaaattaaacaCTCACTTTTGTATATGTGTCATAAATCTAACAAAGATAATACATACAttgttagtgtatataagatttactcttatcCTTCTTTGCGAGAACAGAGAATAAAAGCTTTCATACGACTAGGTTAACACTTCTTCAaccaataaacaaaaaaaattcctccatatgcaagtacgcatcTTACTGGTCCGAAATTATCCTTTCTTTCTACCGaggaagtatttttttttttgttaaaaaaaggaTATAAAGTTATACTTCATGTGCattcaaattttgtaataattttcattttaattCTCAAGTAGAAAAAAATCTGAATCCAGAAGTGTTATACCTAAGTGGACCTTTGAAACTAGTTCTTGGTAAATAACAAGCTGGATTGCACTTCATAACCCAATAATGAATGAAAGGCCTTGGATGAAACCCAAACGGGTGCTCACATGCCGACCCATGGGAGAGAGTACTAGCTGTATGCTGTTGTCATTTCACATCCAAGTGTAAAACTGTTTCATGATTAGTATCCAGTTTAGGCCCCTCTAATTGGCGACATTAAAAGGGAGCTAACAAGTTTAGAGGTGTCTAATATTTCTTGAGTGATTAGGAATTATAATAAAGTTGCTCATGTGCATTCTTTAATAATTCTTGAGTGAGTAGGAATCATAATAAAGTTGCCAATGTGCAATTAAAGAATGTAAACTTCATATATGATCATGTTTTTTAAAGGAAAGATCCTCCAGATTTTGCTGTGCCATTTTCTAATGATGGATTTGTTAGGAAGTTAATGAAATTTCGATGTTTCCATGACTCAATTTGTAATCTAATTTGTCTACCAAAAACTAAAACTGAATTTGTGATCCAGTCAATGTAAGAAAATTTCTAGTTTGGGAGGCAAATGATATTGTTGTAATAACCCACATTTTATTTCTATAATAACTTTTGTTAATACGCTTTTAAGTTCAAACTGCATCTGGACGTGAGAAGGGCAAGTTCAACATTTCATGCAAAATTATCTTGAAAATAGAAACTAAGCTGTTTATGCATTAACACTACTATAAGTTAATTATCATCATCATGGCAGCATTTTCTGTTTCTTGCTTGTATTTCTTCCAAATCTTGTGGAAGGAGTTGAGAGAAGTCCTCACTCAGGAGGCTCACTGCATTAGTCCTGCCAACTTCCACCAAATCCATTTTGCCTTTCTCTTTTGGCATTGATTCCTGCCCAGAGAGAGCGAGAGCTCAATGACTCAACCTAAAGGACACACCTAAATCCAATCATAAGGCCAACTAACCACACAACAACACGTACAATGTTTTGAATTGTGAACCAACTCATCCCATAATCAACGAGTGTAAAAACAAAAACAGcaaaaaagttcaaaagggttaaGTAACAATCATGCTCCAGATATTTTGCATAAGATTGCCAAATAATTTGGTAGCACCACTATAGCTAGTAGTGTTAGTAAAGCGCAAATTGTACCACAATGTGCAATGCTATTCACTTTTGCATATTCTGTGGCATAGTATGTATGAAACTATGAGCTCacttataaaaaaatttatcgAAAATCACGATATGTTTTTAACACGGTAGATATAAACGTGAGAATCCTTTATAAAGAAGGTGTGCCATCTTTTACTTTATCTTTATCGTGCGAAGTCGAGTATCGTGTATAAAGTGACATTTTCTCGGCtatgaaataacaataatattaGCTATTTTGGGGTGGTCACCTTCTTTGTAAATGTTACTTAACCCATCAGAATAGCATTTGAAACAATTGATTTTGCCACTTGGtcacaaaatttatttcttGAACAGACAGATACCTGGCAATCAATGCCTCCTctaattttggtcatttcatttGATAAAGACAATGGACCTCAAGATTTCTTGCTTTACTCTGTTTCAGCAGTGAAACCGATAGTAATTGCTTATGGCCGAATGGTGATGGTATTTGTTAAATAATTAGTCACCAATTCTCGAGCACCGTCCTGTTGCTACTTTCTTGTAACGGTTACTATAGAGTCCCCTTAAACGCGTTATGGGGACCCCAGCTTTCAAGAAATCAATGAGGTTTCCATCCAGGCATCCATAGTCAACCTGCTTGGCCCAACCAAACATGTCCTCTTCTATTTGTTGTTGCATGCAActacatttttctattttagtaaGTCAGCAAAAACAGCTTCCTTTTTATCTTCCGGGCTTGTCTTGTAAGCACGTAAAGCACAAACATGAGAGGAATAAGGGTCTTGAATGATTTTAAACCACTGGAAAACTTCGATTTTGGATTTAGCTAATTACTCTTTATTAAAGGAGGAAAAATATTAACGGGATTGTAGATTGCACTTAATGGTGGGAATTCGTTTGATTTGAAATTAGATAAATGGAATTGATTTTAGGCTACAACTTTCAGTGAATTTCTTGGTTTAGTTTACAATTATATGTGAACCATTATATATCAGCTAAATTAATTTCTCAGGGACTATAAAATTCTGTAATTAAAAACAAGAGTGCTTGTTAAGGTTTGACAACAATTATGCCTTAATTAAGGTTGTGAAAATGAGGGCAGAGAAGGTGCAGAATTTGGAGGATATTCTTCTTTAGTGAGATTTGATTAATTAGCACGCATGTGACCAATTGTGGGCTGTTGTTTATTGCTTTTTCCATTTGGCCTTTTGTCTAGAAGATCAGAAGCTGAGAGTTTTGTTGGTTCTATATTTAAatagggcaaattacattttacccccctgtggtttacccttttttttacataacccccctatggtttcaaaagctatacataaccccctcatggtttggattaaagtgtcaaagtgacggaaatagtcactcgtaacggaacttttaaaaatgtcgaaattacccttataaatacatgacacattaaccccgtatgctttttatattttaccatataacccccttatggtttagtactttaccatataacccccttatgatttttaaaatatacacataacccccattggttaataaataattttcaactttacataagggtaattttgacattttacaTGACGCCGTTATGAATgatcatttccgtcactttgacactttaatccaaaccataagggggttatgtatagcttttgaaaccactggggggttatgtgaaaaaacgctaaaccacaagggggtaaagtggaatttctgGCTGAGAGTCGCACTAACTTCTGGCTGAAGAGCTTCACTAACTTCTGGCTGAAGAAGTGCGACTCTCAAGTCTCAAGCCTCAACCCAGTCCTCTCTCCAAAACCAAAACAGAGAAAGGTTAGCCATTTACTCTATCATTTTGACACTTCTTCAGCTGTCCTGTATCAGTTAGTTGCAACACTATCAGACCAGTGCTAGCTGTCATTCTAGGAGTGTTTTACAAGTAATTGTACAATTCATGTTTTCAAGGTTTTGGTagtgtattaatttttttagtcAATCTACATTCCTCAAACTCAGATTTAATTTAATCCAATCCTCCTCTAGAAGTTTAGCTATGTCTGACATATTCTTTAGCCAGCTTGCATTGTTCTAGGACTCATTTTTCTGCTGCATTTTGTTCTTGCAATTGGAACTTCTTTTACATACGGAGAACTAATACTAACTTGTTTAACATCCTTACTGTGACTTTGACGAAAATGAATTTGGTTGGTGAAGCATGCTGATAAATTTATCAGGGAATAATTATTTGGACATCTAAACTTGCATACCATATAAAGAACTGCTCATTTCACATCTAAGCTGCATTATCAAATGGAAAAGtgctccttaagtcattattgTCCTTGAGTGTAAAAGGGATTTCCAAAATCGGAAGCCTGAGCTCACTGTTGCACAATTTTACTTACTGGGCTCAGGATACAATGGCATTGGCAGATAATTGACTTAGCCAGAGCATTTTGCCTTGGATGATTATAGATTGTCGTATCTGAAGTTCCTGTTCAGAATATTGCAGCCGGAATTGTAGGATGGTTGAGTCTGCTGCACCAGATGAAGCCACCATGGTGGAAGTCAAATTAAGTGACAATGTGGCTATACATCCAGCAGAAAAGCGCGGACAACTGGAACAGAAGAGTAACGAGAGCTTGGTTAAAAAGAAGAAATCTCTTCGAGCCCGTTATGCTTATGGCATGATTTTCTTGATAATAAATCTTACAGCTTGGTTCTTTCGTGACTATGGAGAAAAGATTCTCCCTCTACTTCACTGTAAGTCTAGAGTCCAGTTTCAAGTTGTCATGAATTTACtgtttttataaattatttctattttttttaaaggacCGTGAACTCTAAAGGATAATTTACTTGAAGTTTACGATGATGGATGCTTTCATTTTCTCTGTCTTTCTACCAGATGTTCATTGAATGTTCATATATTTGTTGGATGTCCCTAATATTTTCATTTCAGTCTTATTTGATGAGAATATTACAGGAAAAGACTGCATGGTTTTGTCATTCAATTTTTTCCTCTTAATCTAAAGTGTATGAAGTAGTTCATATACGCTCATGTCATTTGACTATCCTCATTCATGTGCAATACACATGTATAAGAGGACAGGTGTTTA
This Coffea arabica cultivar ET-39 chromosome 3e, Coffea Arabica ET-39 HiFi, whole genome shotgun sequence DNA region includes the following protein-coding sequences:
- the LOC113736261 gene encoding PHD finger protein ING1; protein product: MSFIDDFQANLEVLPNILQKKYALLRDLDKSLHEIQRQNEQRCGQEIEDMKNRIKDGGVTPDSSFMKFSDEALDEQKHAIRIADEKIALALQAYDLVDAHIQQLDQYLKKLDEEIRREGDTVASTGSAAPAVDNNVKSGKAGESSRGRKKTRLATATAAAAAAAAAAAAAAATTTSTNPTGVELDLPVDPNEPTYCICNQVSYGEMVACDNPGCKIEWFHYGCVGLIEPPKGNWYCPDCVGTQRRRKGKS